The following DNA comes from Poecilia reticulata strain Guanapo linkage group LG16, Guppy_female_1.0+MT, whole genome shotgun sequence.
ATAGCAGTGGACACGGTGAGGTCTGCGACGGGGCTGATCCCTAATGCCCAGAAGGGTTTCTTCCTCGCCACAAAGTGTCGTTGGGCGTGCTTAGCCAGGTGATCGCTGCGCATGAAGCGGCTGAGGCACATGGGGCACTTAAACCTTTTCTCTCCGGTGTGTGTTCGACGATGGCGGGAAAGCTCATCTGAACGAGCAAATCGCCTCTCGCAGCCCTCCCACTTGCATTTGAAGGGTTTCTCACCTGTTGGGACAAAGACAGAGGGGATTTGACTCTTACTATGTGCTTGAATCATCAGCAAGATCACACTTCTTGAGATTCTTCATCTCTTACCTGTGTGTGTCCTCATGTGGGCCTTGAGATGGGAGCTCTTGAAGTAGGTCTTGCCACAGTCCTCATGAGGGCAAACATGACTGCGCACACGTGATGACTCTCTTTGCAGAGCGGCGCTCCTTTGCTCCAATGCGGCACACCCAGGAGCAGGGGCAATGGGTGCAAACCTGGTTCCACTAGATGTCATCTGCGCTTGCTGAAGGTTCCAGACGGCAGGCACTGATGATTGGGGGACAAGAAACACTATGGGGCCTTTCACCACCTGACCCTCTACTAACAGGATACGTGGAGGGGAACCTGTTGGTATCAGTGGTGATCCAAGTTTCTGCTGTGaagcgtgtgagtgtgtgattGCTAATGGAATAGACGAAGAGGTTATGACACTGTTTTGCGATCTAATGGTGGATGTGGAGGACACGGGAACGATCTGGCTAAAGACTGGTACACGAGAAACTAGCGTGATTTCAGCCGGAACTGAAGGGGCCATGTTTGATCTATCGTCCGGTTTTATCCGACTCATCTGGATCTGGCTGAGTTCAAAGTGCGCTGATGCAtctttggaggttttctgttttgcaacaGTCTTATCAGAGTCTCTGTTAGTCCAACTGTTAGAGGCGTCCACATTCGTTTTAGAGTCCTGCGCAAGAGACGCCGAGGCTGT
Coding sequences within:
- the LOC103478198 gene encoding Krueppel-like factor 10 isoform X1; the protein is MKIEMDQSEVLDTRPDFQPCSMGAGDLWAVEALISMTEHWKTRNFRPKQPRPLTPSSECSEDDSVTSGLSAMHESSFCMTPPYSPPDCEATLSGSPHKLHHSPEDAAISQKYQCTSVIRHTADIQHCSCSTHQPLQEDTASASLAQDSKTNVDASNSWTNRDSDKTVAKQKTSKDASAHFELSQIQMSRIKPDDRSNMAPSVPAEITLVSRVPVFSQIVPVSSTSTIRSQNSVITSSSIPLAITHSHASQQKLGSPLIPTGSPPRILLVEGQVVKGPIVFLVPQSSVPAVWNLQQAQMTSSGTRFAPIAPAPGCAALEQRSAALQRESSRVRSHVCPHEDCGKTYFKSSHLKAHMRTHTGEKPFKCKWEGCERRFARSDELSRHRRTHTGEKRFKCPMCLSRFMRSDHLAKHAQRHFVARKKPFWALGISPVADLTVSTAIKVSSTNALARHSNC
- the LOC103478198 gene encoding Krueppel-like factor 10 isoform X2, which produces MTEHWKTRNFRPKQPRPLTPSSECSEDDSVTSGLSAMHESSFCMTPPYSPPDCEATLSGSPHKLHHSPEDAAISQKYQCTSVIRHTADIQHCSCSTHQPLQEDTASASLAQDSKTNVDASNSWTNRDSDKTVAKQKTSKDASAHFELSQIQMSRIKPDDRSNMAPSVPAEITLVSRVPVFSQIVPVSSTSTIRSQNSVITSSSIPLAITHSHASQQKLGSPLIPTGSPPRILLVEGQVVKGPIVFLVPQSSVPAVWNLQQAQMTSSGTRFAPIAPAPGCAALEQRSAALQRESSRVRSHVCPHEDCGKTYFKSSHLKAHMRTHTGEKPFKCKWEGCERRFARSDELSRHRRTHTGEKRFKCPMCLSRFMRSDHLAKHAQRHFVARKKPFWALGISPVADLTVSTAIKVSSTNALARHSNC